From the genome of Glycine max cultivar Williams 82 chromosome 2, Glycine_max_v4.0, whole genome shotgun sequence, one region includes:
- the LOC100527260 gene encoding uncharacterized protein produces MDTQKGPSSSAAAVTSCRKKKNEEATFLEDLKDHIDEFINASMDEHKTCFKKTVQKMFGMSKAVAERDTNAAKEVESSLPLQTTLQD; encoded by the exons ATGGACACTCAGAAAGGGCCGTCTTCATCGGCTGCAGCTGTTACTTCATGtcgaaagaagaagaacgaagAAGCCACTTTTTTGGAGGACTTGAAGGATCACATTGACGAGTTTATTAATGCTTCTATGGATGAACATAAGACTTGCTTCAAGAAAACAGTTCAGAAG aTGTTCGGAATGTCCAAGGCTGTTGCAGAGAGGGACACCAATGCTGCCAAAGAAGTTGAGAGTTCTCTGCCTCTTCAGACAACTTTGCAAGACTAG